In one window of Bradyrhizobium sp. AZCC 1721 DNA:
- the gfa gene encoding S-(hydroxymethyl)glutathione synthase, translating to MTVHIHPSIDSGVKQGTGNFAGGTLVCKCQDKPVKVAIKGDVAHNHACGCTKCWKPEGAIFSVVAVVPRDNVNVVENGDKLQIVDQAAAIQRYACRACGTHMYGRIENTGHPFYGLDFIHPELFQEGGWAAPGFAAFVSSVLESGVQPGEMDGIRARLKELGLEPYDCLSPPLMDAISSHVAKSKARAA from the coding sequence ATGACTGTTCATATCCACCCATCGATTGACAGCGGCGTAAAGCAGGGGACTGGCAACTTCGCCGGCGGCACCCTGGTCTGCAAATGCCAAGACAAGCCGGTCAAGGTCGCCATCAAGGGCGACGTGGCCCACAACCACGCCTGCGGCTGTACCAAATGCTGGAAGCCCGAGGGGGCGATCTTCTCCGTCGTCGCCGTCGTCCCGCGCGACAATGTGAATGTAGTCGAGAACGGCGACAAGCTGCAGATCGTCGACCAGGCGGCGGCAATTCAGCGTTATGCCTGCAGGGCCTGCGGTACGCATATGTACGGTCGGATCGAGAACACGGGGCATCCGTTCTATGGGCTCGACTTCATCCATCCCGAACTGTTCCAGGAAGGCGGATGGGCAGCTCCTGGGTTTGCCGCGTTCGTGTCGTCCGTGCTGGAGTCCGGTGTTCAGCCCGGTGAGATGGATGGCATCAGGGCCCGGCTGAAGGAACTTGGACTGGAGCCGTATGATTGTCTGTCGCCGCCCTTGATGGATGCGATCTCGAGCCACGTAGCCAAGTCCAAGGCCAGGGCTGCTTGA
- a CDS encoding cytochrome c oxidase assembly protein has protein sequence MVLLWTWHSPAVHHLLLRSPPAGLTFHATLLLAALFFWLSLLTTSAASRWQTIPALLITGKLTCLLAALLIFAPRTLYRFSGHLADAPGHVSLHHALEDQHLAGLLMIIACPLSYLVAAVIITVQLITRAEVSAAPMPDGRLPIGR, from the coding sequence ATTGTTCTGCTCTGGACGTGGCATTCGCCCGCGGTCCATCACCTTCTCCTCCGGTCTCCGCCAGCTGGTTTGACGTTCCACGCAACTCTATTGCTGGCCGCGCTCTTCTTCTGGTTGTCCCTGCTGACCACTTCCGCCGCATCGCGGTGGCAGACAATTCCGGCGCTCCTGATTACTGGAAAACTGACATGTCTGCTTGCGGCGCTGCTCATCTTCGCGCCGAGAACACTCTATAGGTTCTCAGGCCATCTTGCTGACGCTCCTGGACATGTCTCATTGCATCACGCGCTGGAGGATCAACATCTAGCCGGCCTGCTCATGATCATAGCCTGTCCACTCAGCTATCTGGTCGCGGCCGTGATCATCACCGTGCAGTTAATAACACGCGCGGAAGTATCCGCGGCTCCCATGCCGGACGGCAGGCTCCCCATCGGCCGCTAG
- a CDS encoding TonB-dependent receptor, with product MGVRVLVIGTISLCLVPGIDRAEAQTASGESEVLPAIEVVAPPTSARPAARPARGSTAPRATRNVRRVYVYPTAPTPTARSGMDVDKVPAAINAVGAGQIARTDSLNIADALQQRVPGIVLSDSTGNPFMPDVQFRGFVASPVSGTPQGLAVYQNGMRINEAFGDTVNWDLIPTAAIRSVTVVTNNPAFGLNALGGAVNVLMKDGFNYQGAEINTMGGSFGRIQSSAQYGKQIDNFSVYGALEGVRDNGYRNFSESAIRRFYGDVGYRTDGSEFHLNVGVAKNNFGAAAAVPVELLQRYWGATYTTPQTTDNRVAYANLTGKVEVTPTWTIEGSARVRAFRQKTVDGNPTETAPCDADPMLLCFNEDNTTPGAPANGLNGVQLANPFPADSVLGQIDRTTTRSTTTGATLQATNTDQLFEHNNQFMVGASFDSGVTRFGASAELGTIGSNYVVSGSGIFLGRSGEPVSIGPVSLRATNRYTGLYALDTFDVTDAFSVSGGGRFNYANIVLQDLIGTDLNGNHTFSRFNPMIGGTYKITPGLTAYAGYSEANRAPTPLELACADPSRPCIAAAFLIADPPLKQVVSRTIEAGFRGTKELNIGTLGWKVGAFRATNADDILAIPSPDLQGFGYFQNVGSTRRQGIEAQVNLTSKTLQLYASYALVDARFLDPLTLNSHSPFADADGNIQVLPGNRIPAIPRNRVKVGIDYSVTDAFKVGGDALFVGSQYFVGDESNQAARLPGYSVFNVHASYQINKTFQLYARVDNILDHRYAVYGTFFETGDVPNFTNGGQDFTDARSVSPARPRAFYAGLKATF from the coding sequence ATGGGGGTACGCGTACTGGTGATCGGGACAATCTCACTGTGCCTGGTTCCCGGGATCGACCGTGCCGAGGCCCAAACCGCATCTGGCGAGAGTGAGGTCTTGCCCGCCATCGAGGTAGTCGCCCCGCCGACATCAGCCAGACCAGCGGCTAGACCAGCCCGCGGCAGTACCGCACCTCGAGCCACCCGAAATGTGCGCAGGGTCTATGTTTACCCGACCGCGCCTACGCCGACGGCGCGATCGGGAATGGATGTCGATAAGGTACCGGCAGCGATCAACGCCGTAGGCGCCGGGCAAATCGCGCGTACTGACTCGCTGAACATCGCGGATGCATTACAGCAACGGGTGCCGGGCATCGTCCTCAGCGATTCGACCGGAAATCCGTTTATGCCCGACGTACAATTTCGAGGTTTCGTTGCATCTCCGGTCTCCGGTACGCCTCAGGGGCTTGCGGTGTACCAGAACGGGATGCGCATCAATGAAGCGTTCGGCGACACCGTCAATTGGGACTTGATCCCGACCGCTGCGATCAGGTCGGTCACCGTCGTAACCAACAACCCCGCGTTCGGCCTCAACGCGCTCGGCGGAGCTGTCAACGTATTGATGAAGGATGGCTTCAATTATCAAGGCGCTGAAATCAATACGATGGGCGGATCTTTCGGACGGATCCAGAGCTCGGCACAGTATGGCAAGCAGATCGACAATTTTTCCGTCTATGGCGCGCTCGAGGGCGTGCGTGACAATGGCTATCGCAATTTTTCGGAGTCGGCGATTCGCCGGTTTTACGGCGATGTCGGTTATCGGACCGACGGCAGTGAGTTTCACCTCAACGTGGGCGTCGCCAAGAACAATTTCGGCGCGGCGGCGGCTGTTCCAGTTGAGCTGCTCCAGAGATATTGGGGGGCGACCTATACGACGCCGCAGACTACCGACAACCGCGTTGCCTACGCCAATCTGACCGGAAAGGTCGAGGTGACGCCGACCTGGACGATCGAAGGCTCGGCGCGCGTCCGGGCATTCCGGCAGAAGACGGTGGACGGAAACCCGACCGAGACGGCGCCGTGTGACGCCGATCCAATGCTGCTTTGCTTCAACGAGGACAACACCACGCCGGGAGCGCCGGCGAACGGCCTCAACGGAGTCCAGCTTGCAAATCCATTCCCCGCTGACTCGGTACTGGGCCAGATCGACCGTACAACGACCCGTTCGACGACGACTGGCGCAACGCTGCAGGCAACCAACACCGACCAGTTGTTCGAACATAACAACCAGTTCATGGTTGGCGCCAGTTTCGACTCCGGCGTTACCCGCTTCGGGGCCAGCGCGGAACTGGGCACGATCGGCTCGAACTACGTCGTCAGCGGCAGCGGCATATTTCTCGGGCGGTCTGGCGAGCCTGTATCCATCGGCCCGGTCTCGCTCCGCGCCACCAACCGGTACACCGGCCTCTATGCGCTCGACACATTCGACGTGACGGACGCGTTCTCTGTCTCGGGCGGCGGCCGGTTCAACTATGCAAACATCGTCCTTCAGGATCTGATCGGCACTGACCTCAACGGCAATCACACGTTCAGTCGCTTCAATCCGATGATTGGCGGCACCTACAAGATCACGCCGGGCTTGACGGCCTATGCTGGATATTCCGAAGCTAATCGCGCGCCGACGCCCTTGGAGCTCGCATGCGCCGACCCTTCGCGCCCCTGTATCGCTGCGGCATTCCTGATCGCGGACCCGCCGCTGAAACAGGTCGTCTCCCGCACCATAGAGGCAGGTTTCCGCGGAACGAAGGAGCTGAATATCGGAACACTCGGGTGGAAAGTCGGCGCGTTCCGCGCCACCAATGCCGATGACATCCTGGCGATTCCGAGCCCGGACTTGCAGGGATTTGGCTATTTCCAGAACGTGGGGAGCACGCGGCGCCAAGGTATCGAGGCTCAGGTCAATCTGACGTCGAAGACGCTGCAACTTTATGCCAGTTATGCCCTCGTGGATGCGCGCTTCCTCGATCCCCTGACGCTCAACTCCCACAGCCCGTTCGCCGATGCCGACGGGAATATCCAGGTTCTGCCGGGCAATCGCATTCCGGCGATACCACGCAACCGGGTCAAGGTTGGCATCGACTATTCGGTCACGGACGCCTTCAAGGTCGGTGGCGATGCATTGTTCGTCGGCAGCCAGTATTTTGTCGGCGATGAATCCAACCAGGCAGCCCGGCTGCCAGGGTATTCCGTTTTCAACGTGCACGCCTCGTATCAGATCAACAAGACGTTCCAGCTCTATGCCCGCGTCGACAACATCTTGGACCACCGCTATGCGGTTTACGGGACGTTCTTCGAGACCGGTGATGTGCCCAATTTCACCAACGGCGGCCAGGACTTTACCGACGCCCGCTCGGTCAGTCCGGCCCGGCCGCGCGCCTTTTACGCGGGCCTGAAGGCAACCTTCTAG
- a CDS encoding outer membrane protein assembly factor BamB family protein, with protein MEEWAVSAETQNSYPGGNTMRKVLSAACLGAMATFVVGVAYANEELIKMSQNPKDWVQPAGDYANTRYSKLNQINASNVGKLQVAWTFSTGVLRGHEGGPLIIGNMMYVHTPFPNKVYALDLSQDNKIVWKYEPKQDPNVIPVMCCDTVNRGVAYGDGKIFLHQADTTLVALDAKTGQVAWSVKNGDPGKGATGTLLAAGRQGQGSDRHFRRRVWRAVSRHGL; from the coding sequence ATGGAAGAATGGGCCGTTTCGGCGGAAACCCAAAACTCGTATCCTGGAGGAAACACTATGCGCAAGGTGCTATCCGCAGCCTGTCTTGGCGCTATGGCGACATTCGTTGTCGGCGTCGCATACGCCAACGAAGAACTGATCAAGATGTCGCAGAACCCAAAGGACTGGGTGCAGCCGGCCGGCGACTACGCCAACACACGTTACTCGAAGCTTAACCAGATCAACGCATCCAACGTCGGCAAGCTTCAGGTCGCCTGGACCTTCTCGACCGGCGTGCTGCGCGGCCACGAAGGCGGCCCGCTCATCATCGGCAACATGATGTACGTCCATACGCCGTTCCCGAACAAGGTCTATGCTCTTGACCTTTCGCAGGACAACAAGATCGTCTGGAAGTACGAGCCGAAGCAGGATCCGAACGTCATTCCGGTGATGTGCTGCGACACGGTGAATCGCGGCGTGGCCTATGGCGACGGCAAGATCTTCCTGCATCAGGCCGACACCACCTTGGTCGCCCTCGATGCCAAGACCGGGCAGGTCGCTTGGAGCGTCAAGAATGGAGATCCGGGTAAAGGCGCTACCGGTACCCTCCTCGCCGCTGGTCGTCAAGGACAAGGTTCTGATCGGCATTTCAGGCGGCGAGTTTGGCGTGCAGTGTCACGTCACGGCCTATGA
- a CDS encoding S-(hydroxymethyl)glutathione dehydrogenase/class III alcohol dehydrogenase, with product MKTRAAVAFEAKKPLEIVEVDLEGPKAGEVLVEIKATGICHTDAYTLDGFDSEGIFPSILGHEGAGIVREVGPGVTSVKAGDHVIPLYTPECRQCKSCLSGKTNLCTAIRATQGKGLMPDGTSRFSYQGKPIFHYMGCSTFSNFTVLPEIAVAKIREDAPFDKSCYIGCGVTTGVGAVVNTAKVTPGANVVVFGLGGIGLNVIQGAKMVGADKIVGVDINDSKEDWGRRFGMTHFVNPTKVSDIVQHLVGLTDGGADYTFDCTGNTTVMRQALEACHRGWGVSVVIGVAESGKEIATRPFQLVTGRVWKGTAFGGARGRTDVPKIVDWYMNGKIEIDPMITHVLKLEEINKGFDLMHEGKSIRSVVVF from the coding sequence ATGAAGACCCGCGCCGCTGTCGCGTTCGAAGCCAAAAAGCCTCTTGAAATCGTTGAGGTTGATCTTGAGGGCCCAAAAGCTGGCGAGGTTCTCGTCGAGATCAAGGCGACTGGAATCTGTCATACCGACGCTTACACGCTTGATGGGTTCGACAGCGAAGGAATCTTTCCTTCGATACTCGGTCATGAGGGCGCGGGCATCGTCCGCGAAGTCGGGCCGGGCGTGACGTCGGTCAAGGCCGGCGATCACGTGATTCCGCTCTACACGCCGGAATGTCGCCAGTGCAAAAGCTGCCTGAGCGGCAAGACCAATCTCTGTACTGCCATTCGCGCCACCCAGGGCAAGGGGCTGATGCCTGACGGCACCTCGCGCTTCAGCTATCAGGGCAAGCCGATCTTCCATTACATGGGCTGCTCGACGTTTTCGAACTTTACCGTGCTGCCGGAAATCGCGGTGGCAAAGATCCGCGAGGACGCGCCCTTCGACAAGAGCTGCTACATCGGTTGTGGGGTGACGACGGGCGTTGGCGCCGTGGTTAATACCGCCAAAGTGACACCGGGCGCCAACGTCGTCGTTTTCGGTCTCGGCGGCATCGGCCTCAACGTCATCCAGGGCGCGAAGATGGTAGGCGCCGACAAGATCGTCGGCGTCGACATCAACGATTCCAAGGAGGACTGGGGCCGCCGTTTCGGCATGACGCATTTCGTCAACCCGACCAAGGTCAGTGACATCGTCCAGCATCTGGTCGGGCTCACCGACGGCGGCGCCGATTACACCTTCGATTGCACCGGCAACACCACCGTGATGCGGCAGGCGCTCGAAGCGTGCCATCGCGGCTGGGGCGTCTCGGTCGTGATCGGGGTCGCTGAGTCCGGCAAGGAGATCGCCACCCGGCCATTCCAGCTCGTGACCGGCCGTGTCTGGAAAGGCACGGCCTTTGGCGGCGCGCGCGGCCGCACGGACGTGCCGAAAATCGTCGACTGGTACATGAACGGAAAGATCGAGATCGATCCGATGATCACGCATGTCCTCAAGCTTGAGGAGATCAACAAGGGATTCGACCTCATGCACGAAGGCAAGTCGATCCGTTCGGTTGTCGTATTCTGA
- a CDS encoding helix-turn-helix domain-containing protein produces MPDTVRSLSTSGLAPKKQIQTWSDALTDLCGQFDVDPLEGSSLEGRINYTTVSQLKLCQIEASQHRIAHTISGTKLSEHPYVKILFQTYGISHFEQNGRRIDIMPGDCLAYDVSCPHTIVSPSLTRHEVVIVPKELLHERGFRTAKMLPCKLSARNGTGRIAYDFVHTAFDEAKRLSPHNAIGVADSLIDLLLLPLREADTMFDRVGPEAMYIRAQAFIREHLRDPDLCIDQISAALGCTKRYLHMLFSDKGMTVSDYIWRARLLHCRQELETQHGKTITDVAFSWGFSSSSHFSRVFRKHFGFVPSAIHKAHCVDPSPDVS; encoded by the coding sequence ATGCCTGATACAGTTCGTTCACTCAGCACTTCCGGGTTGGCGCCGAAGAAGCAGATCCAAACTTGGTCAGACGCACTGACCGATCTATGCGGCCAGTTTGATGTCGATCCGCTGGAAGGTTCCTCGCTGGAGGGACGGATAAATTACACGACCGTCTCGCAGCTCAAACTCTGTCAGATCGAGGCGAGCCAGCATCGTATCGCGCATACGATCTCGGGCACAAAGCTGAGCGAACATCCCTACGTCAAGATACTGTTCCAGACCTACGGCATCTCGCATTTCGAACAGAACGGCCGCCGCATCGACATCATGCCCGGCGATTGTCTTGCCTATGACGTCTCCTGTCCGCACACGATCGTGAGCCCCTCATTGACCCGGCACGAGGTTGTGATTGTCCCGAAGGAGCTGCTCCACGAGCGCGGCTTCCGCACGGCGAAGATGTTGCCTTGCAAGCTCTCCGCGCGAAACGGCACCGGCCGCATCGCCTATGACTTCGTGCACACCGCGTTTGATGAAGCAAAGCGACTGTCGCCTCACAACGCCATCGGCGTCGCCGATTCGCTCATCGATCTCTTGCTGTTACCGCTGCGCGAGGCCGACACGATGTTCGATCGCGTCGGTCCCGAAGCGATGTACATTCGCGCGCAAGCCTTCATCCGCGAACATTTGCGCGACCCGGATCTTTGCATCGACCAGATCTCCGCGGCATTGGGCTGCACCAAGCGCTATCTGCACATGCTGTTCAGCGACAAGGGCATGACCGTCAGCGATTACATCTGGCGGGCGAGACTGCTGCACTGCCGGCAGGAGCTGGAGACCCAACACGGCAAGACGATCACCGATGTCGCATTTTCGTGGGGCTTTTCGAGTTCGTCGCACTTCAGCCGTGTGTTCCGGAAGCATTTTGGCTTCGTTCCGTCCGCGATCCACAAGGCGCACTGCGTCGATCCGTCGCCGGATGTTTCCTGA
- a CDS encoding DUF6766 family protein: MARRSIWTRYGFAWVTGALFLITLTGHWIFGWYAYANEQLALKQPVEISDYTMQMMRDMLENWQSEFLQLLWQVAGLAILLHVGSPQSKEGEDRIEAKIDAILLAVEPKKGDSLLKEIDDEYEGRHTDSGFVRKLERLHS; the protein is encoded by the coding sequence ATGGCTCGGAGATCGATCTGGACGCGGTACGGGTTCGCCTGGGTTACTGGGGCTTTATTTCTGATTACGCTGACCGGTCACTGGATATTCGGTTGGTATGCCTACGCGAACGAGCAGCTTGCTCTCAAGCAGCCAGTTGAAATCAGCGACTACACCATGCAGATGATGCGTGACATGCTGGAGAACTGGCAATCTGAGTTTTTGCAGTTGCTTTGGCAGGTTGCCGGTCTGGCCATTCTGCTGCACGTCGGCTCGCCGCAATCCAAGGAGGGCGAGGACCGGATCGAGGCCAAGATCGACGCTATATTGCTTGCTGTGGAGCCGAAGAAAGGCGACAGCCTCCTGAAGGAAATCGATGACGAATATGAAGGGCGTCATACGGACTCCGGCTTTGTACGGAAGCTGGAGCGTCTACATAGCTGA
- a CDS encoding c-type cytochrome, methanol metabolism-related yields the protein MASGKLVLADDAVDPKAVKSEDGKYLDKEGSPTFNVGADGTVDWYTYSGFRRYHSECHVCHGPDGMGSTYAPALKDSLKTMSYGDFVGVVASGRKNGNSVMPALGDNPNVACYMDDFYVYLRARAHDAVGRVRPAKKEDKPDAYTETEKSCMGSK from the coding sequence ATGGCCTCCGGAAAGCTCGTTCTAGCCGATGACGCGGTCGATCCGAAGGCCGTCAAGTCCGAGGACGGAAAGTATCTCGACAAGGAAGGCAGTCCTACCTTCAATGTCGGAGCCGACGGTACCGTCGATTGGTACACTTATTCGGGATTTCGTCGCTATCATTCGGAATGCCATGTCTGCCATGGCCCTGACGGGATGGGGTCGACCTACGCGCCGGCGCTAAAGGATTCGCTGAAGACGATGAGCTACGGCGACTTTGTCGGGGTCGTCGCGAGCGGCCGCAAGAACGGCAACTCCGTCATGCCAGCCCTCGGCGACAACCCCAATGTCGCCTGCTACATGGACGACTTTTATGTGTATCTGCGCGCCCGCGCCCATGATGCCGTCGGGCGCGTTCGTCCCGCCAAGAAGGAAGACAAGCCCGACGCGTACACCGAGACAGAAAAGTCCTGCATGGGAAGCAAGTGA
- a CDS encoding fumarylacetoacetate hydrolase family protein encodes MPIVTDAAFILPDDFAGAALMGRVWRPDLAGPSVVAIRQDGVFDITEDFPTASELAAAADPAGALRAARGERLGALQDLLDNTPPDTRDPTRPWLLAPIDLQVIKAAGVTFAVSMLERVIEERARGNPDSAEAIRAEVTRIVGTDLSQLKPGSAEAQHVKDVLVSQNAWSQYLEVGIGPDAEVFTKAPVLSAVGTCVDAGLHPKSTWNNPEPEVVLVVASDGRIVGATLGNDVNLRDFEGRSALLLSKAKDNNASCAIGPFVRFFDASFTLDDVRRMEISLEVKGPEGFVLHGASSLTQISRDPADIVGQTINENHQYPDGFVLFLGTMFAPIQDRAAKGQGFTHVEGDLVTVATPKLGRLTNRMRHSGDCEPWQFGLADLFAALMRRKGAARSSNSR; translated from the coding sequence ATGCCAATCGTCACAGACGCCGCCTTCATTCTGCCCGACGATTTCGCCGGTGCCGCGCTGATGGGGCGCGTCTGGCGTCCCGATCTTGCCGGCCCGTCGGTGGTCGCGATCCGCCAGGACGGCGTGTTCGACATCACCGAGGACTTCCCCACCGCCAGCGAGCTTGCCGCTGCTGCCGATCCGGCCGGGGCGCTGCGCGCCGCGCGTGGCGAGCGCCTTGGCGCACTGCAGGATCTCCTAGACAACACGCCGCCCGACACCCGCGATCCGACCAGGCCATGGCTGCTCGCCCCGATCGATTTGCAGGTGATCAAGGCTGCCGGCGTCACGTTCGCCGTGTCGATGCTGGAGCGAGTGATCGAGGAGCGGGCACGCGGCAATCCGGATTCGGCCGAGGCGATCCGGGCCGAGGTGACGCGGATCGTCGGCACCGACCTGTCGCAACTGAAGCCGGGCTCGGCCGAAGCGCAGCATGTGAAGGACGTGCTGGTTTCCCAGAACGCCTGGAGCCAGTATCTCGAGGTCGGCATCGGGCCAGACGCCGAGGTGTTTACCAAGGCGCCCGTGCTGTCGGCGGTCGGTACATGCGTGGATGCGGGCCTGCATCCGAAATCGACCTGGAATAATCCGGAGCCGGAGGTCGTGCTGGTGGTGGCGAGCGATGGGCGCATCGTTGGCGCCACGCTCGGCAACGATGTCAATCTGCGCGACTTCGAGGGGCGTTCGGCGCTGCTCCTGTCCAAGGCAAAGGACAACAACGCCTCCTGCGCCATCGGGCCGTTCGTGCGGTTCTTCGACGCGAGCTTCACGCTCGATGACGTGCGGAGAATGGAAATTTCGCTGGAGGTGAAGGGGCCGGAAGGCTTCGTCCTGCACGGCGCATCCTCGCTGACTCAGATCAGCCGCGACCCGGCCGACATCGTCGGGCAGACGATTAACGAGAACCATCAATATCCCGATGGCTTTGTGCTGTTCCTCGGCACGATGTTCGCGCCGATCCAGGATCGTGCCGCGAAGGGACAGGGGTTCACCCATGTCGAAGGCGATTTGGTGACGGTCGCCACGCCGAAACTAGGCCGGCTGACCAACCGGATGCGTCACAGCGGCGATTGCGAGCCCTGGCAGTTCGGCTTGGCCGATCTCTTCGCCGCATTGATGCGCCGTAAGGGCGCCGCCCGAAGCAGCAATAGCAGATAG
- a CDS encoding PQQ-dependent dehydrogenase, methanol/ethanol family, with amino-acid sequence MEIRVKALPVPSSPLVVKDKVLIGISGGEFGVQCHVTAYDLKSGKQVWRAFSEGPDDQIMFDEKTTEHGKPVGKDSSIKTWQGDQWKIGGGCTWGWMSYDPSLNLVYYGSGNPSTWNPKQRPGDNKWSMTVFARNADTGVARWVYQMTPHDEWDYDGVNEMILSDQNVNGQERKLLTHFDRNGLAYTMDRATGELLVAEKYDPKVNWTTGVDMNKSSPTYGRPKVVDQYSTEKGGEDKNTKGICPAALGTKDQQPAAYSPDTQLFYVPTNHVCMDYEPFKVSYTAGQPYVGATLSMYPPQGESHMGNFIAWDNKTGKIVWSNKEPFSVWSGALATAGGVVFYGTLEGYLKAVDAKTGKELYKFKTPSGIIGNINTYEQGGRQYVAVLSGVGGWAGIGLAAGLTEPTEGLGAVGGYAALANYTALGGTLTVFALPQ; translated from the coding sequence ATGGAGATCCGGGTAAAGGCGCTACCGGTACCCTCCTCGCCGCTGGTCGTCAAGGACAAGGTTCTGATCGGCATTTCAGGCGGCGAGTTTGGCGTGCAGTGTCACGTCACGGCCTATGACCTCAAGAGCGGCAAGCAGGTATGGCGCGCCTTCTCTGAGGGGCCGGACGATCAGATCATGTTCGATGAGAAGACCACCGAGCACGGCAAGCCGGTCGGCAAGGACTCGAGCATCAAGACCTGGCAGGGCGATCAGTGGAAGATCGGCGGCGGCTGCACATGGGGCTGGATGTCCTATGATCCAAGTCTGAACCTCGTCTATTACGGTTCGGGCAACCCCTCGACCTGGAACCCGAAGCAGCGTCCGGGTGACAACAAATGGTCGATGACCGTTTTCGCCCGCAATGCAGATACTGGCGTTGCGCGCTGGGTCTATCAGATGACGCCCCATGACGAGTGGGACTATGACGGCGTCAACGAAATGATTCTCAGCGACCAGAACGTCAACGGCCAGGAGCGCAAGCTGCTGACCCATTTCGATCGCAACGGTTTGGCTTACACGATGGACCGTGCCACCGGCGAACTTCTGGTAGCCGAGAAGTACGATCCCAAAGTGAACTGGACCACCGGCGTCGACATGAACAAGAGCTCGCCGACTTATGGTCGTCCCAAGGTCGTCGATCAGTATTCGACGGAGAAGGGTGGCGAGGACAAGAACACCAAGGGTATCTGCCCGGCCGCGCTCGGCACCAAGGACCAACAGCCGGCAGCCTATTCGCCCGATACGCAACTGTTCTATGTTCCGACCAACCACGTCTGTATGGACTATGAGCCGTTCAAGGTGAGCTACACCGCGGGTCAGCCCTATGTTGGGGCAACGCTCTCGATGTATCCGCCCCAAGGCGAAAGCCATATGGGCAACTTCATCGCCTGGGACAACAAGACCGGCAAGATCGTGTGGTCGAACAAGGAGCCGTTCTCGGTGTGGTCAGGTGCGCTCGCTACCGCTGGCGGCGTGGTGTTCTACGGAACGCTCGAAGGTTACCTCAAGGCGGTCGATGCCAAGACGGGCAAGGAGCTCTACAAGTTCAAGACCCCGTCCGGTATCATCGGTAACATCAACACCTATGAGCAGGGCGGCAGGCAGTATGTTGCAGTGCTGTCCGGTGTTGGCGGCTGGGCGGGTATCGGCCTTGCCGCAGGTCTGACCGAGCCAACTGAAGGCCTCGGCGCAGTCGGTGGCTACGCCGCGCTGGCCAACTACACCGCGCTCGGCGGCACGCTCACGGTGTTCGCGCTGCCGCAGTAA